The Eubacterium sp. MSJ-33 genomic sequence CTGGATTTTCTCCATACCCTGCTGATAGTTTAACACCTCGCAGATCTGGTAACGATCCCGTCTGGCATTGATTTTAAGCAGGAAATTCTCGGGCGGATAGATACCATAGATAACGATTAGTTTCCGTGGCGGGAAAAACAACATATAGATATGCTGAACCAAGATTACCCACAATGTCTCAAACACAATCTGGATAATGACCATGATGATAACCGGAATCACATTCATATAATCACGGGATACCATGCAGATAAAAATATAAGCAACGGCACCGCCAATCACGATAGCAAGTCCATGTGACAGACACAAATCGAGTACACGCATATAACTCAGCTTGTAGCCGTTAAAACTTTTTGTAATCAAAAAGATAAACACCGCATACAAACCAATCACGACATAATTCCCCCGAAAAAATAACGGTTTGTGGTACTCTCCAAACCAGATTACACCAAAAGATACTGCCTCGAACACCCATATGATCAAATTAGCGAGCAGGCTCAATGCTCTTCTACGTTGTTCTTCTATATACATAATTCCTCTTTACGCAAATGAAACCGATTCATCTGCCGCTTTCCAAAAACACGACAGACGCACCGGAAGCATATTTATGTTCCGATGCGACATCGTATTTCATGTTTTTTTAATTAATTGACAATTATTATATATAATTTCTCTGTTCTTGTCACGAACTTTCTAAATTATGCGATTGTCACACGGATTTCCGCAATCTTTCCTTCACGGATTGCAGTCGCAGTATCTCCCGTTACACAGGCAGTTTCGCAGGTTTCTACGTTACCATCTGTACCAACCAGATCATACTTTGTGACTGTATACTGTCCCGGAATCAAATCTTTTCTGCTTCCGCAATCATATACAACCTTAATATTTCCAAATAATGTTGTCTCTACCTTGCCATCTTCCTTTACAAGATATGCAGGGATTGCCGGTGTGAGTTTGAATGTAAGTCTGCCATCTTCTAATGTAAACAATTCGGCACCATTCATCATAAGCTCCCACATCTGAAGGAACTCTGCTGTCGAACCACTCAATCTTGCTACGAAGCCTTTTCCATGAATCTTCTCATTAAAGTTCGCAGAGCTTGCAAGGAAAGATGAGTTTTCCAACGGACTTCTTCCATACATCTCATAAGAAAGGAATGGAATGCCCATCTTCTTTAAATCTGCATAATACTGCTCATAAAGTCCGGACTTCAAAAGCTCCAGGAGATACTTGTATTCCATATGCAGCCAGATAGATTCATTCTCCAGCCATCCTGGTGAGAATGCACGTGCACGTCCAATCTCATACGAGCATTTCGTAAGCGGTGCATTGACCTTGTACATATCGAGTTTCTTATCGTACATGTCAGATGCCTTTACCTTATCGTAAAGTGTAACCTTATCTGCATGTGCCTGTGGCAGCTTCAGATAACGAACCGGTCCCTCTAAGAACAACGGAACATCAACTACCTGAAGATCTTCCGGTGTGATCACGCCATCTTTTTCTGTGTAATCCTTCATGCTGTATGCCATATAAGCAGGAGCAATACCATCCTTCATCTCACAGCCAAGCTTGATTCCTTCATCTACATATGCGATCATACGATCCAGCAGAGAAACCAGCTTTGCTGCTTCCAATGTCTCAAGCGTTCCTTCAATACCAAACACAGTCTTCGCACGATAGCTTTCCTTTGCAATATTTACAGCATTCCATACTGCCAGACGGTCTTTGTTTTCTTCGTAAGATACAAGTGCCTCTTCTGTCTTCTCGATCAGCGCTGCAAGTTCTGTCCATACTTCCACCGGACGATTGAACTTCTTTAACTCACCGCGGAGGAACAAAAGCATTCTCTGCAATTCATATGTCTCACAGACAGAAGAACCAAAGATTCCCGGCAGACCATTCAACGCATCATACCAGCCCGGTTTTCCACCTTCCATCTCAACACCGATACCCTTCATATCCAAAGTGTCGAATTTCAGGACACTCATCATGACAAGCTTCGTTACAAGGTTCGATGTATAAACATCTCCCTTACCATACTGCGTGCGCGCCTGGTTAAATGTAACGCCTTCCTTCTGTTCTTTTTCAATGGAATTGTACTGTCTTACACCCTTTGCAGTCTTTACATAACGCTTTGTACGTGGAAGAATGGTTGCCTTTGATTCATAATATGTATAATCCTTTTCATCGTAAAGCATTGTCTCTTCCTTCTCCGGATATACAGAAAGATATGCATCCACAAGATCCAGATTATAGGTCCAGTGATCACTCCAATATCCCTCACCGAAATCAGCATTCTGATTTTCTACGCTGCGTTCCATCACAATTGCAAAGAATTGGTCTTCATCAACGCTGAGTCCAACCTTCTTGTTGTAAATCTGTGCGTACAGATTACCCGGTGTAAATGGCTTTGCAAAAAGCTTCTCCAATACATCACGGTTATCTGTGACGTAAGCAAATACTTCGTCCTTCTTATCTTCCTGCAATGTATAAGTTATCTGCTTAACCAGCAACGGATTATATCCATCTAACTGAAGAAGATCATAGAACAATTTGACATTATAATCACCAACAAAGTTTGCAAAATAAATATCGCTTCTACGGTTCTGATTTACATCACGGAAATTTCCATTTCCCTGTGAATAATACTCCGGAAGCATAGAGAAGAAATTGTAATCACGCTCTACATCGCCATGCTTTCTGGAATATACATAGAAGATATGTCCACCCGGAAGCTTTACCGGATAACCGCCACGGAGCACATTGTCAATGTATGTCTGCTTGCAGTACTCATCAAATACAGGATCTGCTGTCACTGTTTTGATATTATCTGCAAGTTCATTGATAATCGTATCATTTTCCTCATGTTTCTTTGCAAAATAATCTGCATTCATACCGCAATCTGCGAATGTATGGAACAGCTCCTTCGTTCCAGCCTGTCCAATTACAGAATATAACGTATAGCTGTCAGCAATCTCCTCATGCGCACATGCAAAACCTGCCGGAACCATATTCGCTAAGAGCTGATGTCTGCCGGGAAGTGCAAGCACTTCTGTATTGAAGAAATTAACAGGCTTTGCACAGCTTGTATCATAAGCAAAGATCAGTTCCGGATCCGCAATGATCGGAAGTCTCTCGCCCTTTGCATTCACAGATACCATAAAGTTTCCGGCTTCTACTTCGGAAACCTCTGCCGCATCCACAAGCGCGATACGAACACGATAATAAGGAAGCTTCTGCTCCACATCTTCCACCTGCATCCACGCTTTTGTCGTCTGTGCAGTATCTTTCATATCCTTTAAATGGATACCATATGGCAAAAGTGCCGGCATACCATCCAGGATCTCGACATCTTTCTTGTCAGAAGTCAGATTTGTAATTGTAACTGTACGAACCAGGCCTCCAAGACGCTCATTCGGCATTGTATAATACAGCACATTGACTCTGATTCCAAGTGCTTCGTTTGTCTCTTCAATTTCAAGCTCGTTCATGCCGATATACATCTTATGTGGCATGTCATCATCTACAAATGGCTCATAGAATGTTCCATCTACTTTTAGGAATGTACGGAACCCCATCGTCTTTGTAAACTGGTAAGACTGATGTGCCGGATAAAATTCCATGATGGAATGATCTTTGTTTTCTGAACCGAAGCTGCAGATTGCCTGTCCGCGGTTTACATAGAAGTTCCAGAGGGGCGTTCCGTGGATACCGCTGATGCCCGGCAGAAAGCTTGCAAAGCAGGATTGCTTGTTGTAGTTTTCAATGATAAATCTTTTCTTATTGTCAAACATATCTTTTTCCCTTTCTTATTCGTATAGATTACATTGATTTATTTTGCAACGTTTGCCAATTCCACTAATTGTTCTGAGTCAAGTGGCAGAATCGGGGAGTTATCATCACAGGTGTCACGGTTTTCCACGATCACAACTTCACCATCCGTATCCATGATATGGTTATGCCAGGTGCCTTTCTTGATGTTGTAGATTTTGTGTGGCTCCATGTGTACGGCTGTGATCTTGCCCGGCTTGTCCCCCTCACCTGCCAGGAACAATGTACAATGTCCCTGTACCAGCACGAATACCTCATCTGTATACAAATGCTTCTGCATCGTCTTAACATTCTCGATCAGCAGATCATCACAGAACTTTAAGACTGCAACTCTCCAGCTTTCGTAATCGACAAGTGGTTTGTAGCCTTCTGGCTGAAAATCTATAATTTCAATTCCTTCCATGTTCTTTTCCTTTCTATCTGTTCCGGTGATGAAACCTCTACACTATCTGATAGTTCCATAGAATACGCAATTCAACGCAGACTCGCTCTCGCTCACTTCCACACGCAACAGACACTAAACTCCCTGTGTCTTCATTCTTCAGACACAGCTCGTTAAGTGCTGGCGTGTTCCAATGGTCTGCGTATAAATTGGTATTCTATGAAACTATAATCCACTTATATGTGGTTTCATCACCGCATCTACAAAGTATCAATAACAAATAACACGTGCGTCATTTTTACCTTCTATGCAAGTGTCACCTCGATCGTATGCTGTGCATCCTTGGAGAGTGCCTCGATATCGACGCGCTTAATGACTGGTGTGGCATCGAATGCATATGCAGTGCCATCGATTGTGATTGCACTTACCTTGTAATCGGCAGGTGCCTTCTTCTTAGCATTCTTCATAACGATCTTGACATTTCTGTCTGCAAAGATCATCGAAAGTCCGGCTTCACCATTTGCATCAAACTGCTCCGGAAGAAGCTGTGGTACGAATGCCAGATCTCCCATCTGTCCACGCACACCAAACATCTGTGTGATAACAGTCACTAGCAGCCAGCTTGCAGCACCGGTCAGATAGTGGTACACGCCACGTCCCTTGGCATCCACATACTCCGGCACACCCGGATAGATGCGGCTCTTCTCAACATCGTTGCAGTGCTCAAATAATGTATGAAATACTTTATACGCTTCCTTCGCGAAGCCTCTCGTATAAAGTGCATTTCCAAACATCGTTGCCATGTGACAGAACACGGCACCATTTTCCTTGTGGCCATACGCGAATCCAAACATACGTCCAAGATCCATCTTTACCTCATGGAAATCGGTGTTCAGACGGTAACCTCCAACAGAAGCATCGTACAGATACTTATCTGCGGACTTCACGATCTGGGCCACCTGATCTTCCGTTGCTGTCTTCGACATGATTGTGAATACCTGAGATGTAAGCATCATACGGACACCACCACATACATCGCCCTCAACTGCCTTACCGGAATTATCATAATAGCCATTGAAGAAGCCGTCGCCTTCGGCTGTCTGTACCCACTCCGTCTTGCGGATATGCTCACGCATCCAGTCCGCCTTCTCTTTTAGGTTTGCAGCAAGCTCTGCTACAGGAATCTCTACCTTCTCACCGGAAAGTGTATGTCTGCATGTCTCGCAGTAATTCATCAGAACTTCTCGTTTCTTCGCCACATTCTCATACAAATCTGCACCGGATACGAGAAGCTGCCGCATCTCCTTTGCGATCTTGACAGTCTTTTTACCGGATGCCTCAAACGCTACAAGCAGTCCTGCAATGTGGTCCATATTGTCTGCATACATCGTTGTAAAAGCCACACTCTCGCCACGCTGTGCAGCCATATCAAGAGCGTCGTTCCAGTCCGCACCACGCAGGCGGATCTCGTTATGCTCTCCGACATCATAGAACGAAGACAGATTCTGGATGAGCAGATGCTCTAACAATGTTCCGGAGTATACATTTCCTGCTACATCCTTCTGCTTTTCGCCCTGTGAGATATCCCAGTCTGTATCGCGATCCTCACCACGACAGATCAGAAGATCCTTGAAGTATGTATTTTCTTCTAACAGGATATCCAAATCTCCTGTCTGATTGATATAAAGCTCCGTTGTAAGATATGGCCATACGCCGTGATCCATCCATACACGCGCGATACCATTACGGTCAGCGATAAATTCGCCCTGCTTGCTTCCGATGATGGTTGCATTTGTACCATCGAGACGCACACCACCAAAGTTGTCGATCAACATCTGACGCACGCCATCCGGATTCATAATAAGAAGTGCCAGACAATCCTGCCACAGGTCACGCCATCCACGGCCGCCCTTACCATAATCATGATGTGGAAGGAACGAACATCCATAGATACGACGCAGCATTGGCTGGAAGCTTACCCACTTCATCCACTGGTCGAAATCCTTGTTGCCTGTATGGTAAGAGACATTGACCTTCTCCTGCCAGTATGCGATTGTCTCGTCCCATGCCTTGTCAAATGCCTTGACGCTCAGGAACTTGTTCGCAGCCGTTGTAAGCTCCTCTGCGCTGTCGCCATAGCCCATTGCGATCACATAGGAGATCGTCTCACCGGCAGCAACCTTCTTCTCTGCGAATACAACACCGCCCAATGCTTCGTAGCCGTCGATGCCTTCGCCCTTTGCATATGGGACAAGTGGATTCTTGTAAAGTGCACGTGGGTTCTCCAGATTTCCGCCCTCACCGATGAAATCTTCCACGATTGGGTAGTAACCGATCGGTGTCTCATTCTCATTTCCGCCAAACACACCATAGTTGATCTCGTTGCGCTTATGTCCACGCTCATCAAATGTCATCGTCGGCTTTACAAGGATACCTGTCTCATTCGTTGTGATACGATGAAGCAGAGCCGTTACATGACGATGGTCACGGATATTGTCTGCGGATCTTGCGTAAAGCGGAATCGCAGTTACGACCTGCATTGTCATTTCCTTGTCTGAAATATTCGTAAGTTCTACCTTCAGAAGTTCGAGCTTCTCACCGCTGATCGGGGATACGCTGGAAAGAGATGCCTTCACACCGTTTCTCTCGGACGTGCGTGTGATCTTGTGATGCATAAAGCCTGCCTCCAAATAGGTCGGCTCCTTGTCCTCTGTAAAAAGCTCTGCCTGCTGGGTTGCGGAACGTCCGGTCAATGACCAGAGTGTCTTTCCGTTAATCTTGCACCATACATTTCTGGATGACTTGTCATTGTGCAGATTCTCACAGCTCACCGGTGGCATCAGAAAAGAATTCTGGCTCATCTTTGAGTCACCTGCAAGATCAGGTGCAACCGAACTCATAACCCCTGATTCATTTGCGATTGGAAAATAAAGATAACTAAGCATCTCTGGATTCTCCATAGTAAAGTCGCCCTGATTTCCTACATAATTAATCTTCATTTCAACACTCCTTTTTATAAAAATTCTTATATATTTCTGTTTTTTATAGTTGTCCGACAACCTTTGTCTACAACTGTCTGCGCGCAATCACGCACACTATAATTATATCGTATTTTCCCACATAAGAAAAGAGACATCTATCATTTACGTCTCTTTTTTAGTAAAATTTTACTCACGATTTTATTTTTCATTTGCCTGTGTCAGTTTCCAGATATTCCTACCAAAGAAATCCGCTTCTGCAGCATCATGTGTCACCAGAAATGTCGTCCTACCTGTGGTCTTTTCCTTCACATACTGCATCACGTTCTGCTTTGTCGCGGCGTCTAATCCTTTGAATGGTTCATCTAAGATCACACAGTCCGCATCGTACAATAACGCGCGAAGCAAAGCGATTCGCCGCCGCATGCCACCACTTAATTCCATGACATTCTGTTTTAAGTCTTCCACCGTAATACCAACCTGCGCAGCTTCCTGTTGTATGATATGTTTCTGTGCCTCCTTTTGCGCACGTGTCGTCTTACGTTCCAGCACAAGTGCAATGTTCTCATAAGCAGAAACATCCACGCACAGCCGGTCCTCCTGAAATAATACGGCAGCCTTTTCCGGCATTCCGATGACTTCACCATTATCCGGCATTTCTAATCCGAGCAGAATCCGAAGCAAAGTCGTCTTGCCACAGCCGGACGCTCCCATAATCACGGTTGTTTCTCCCATGGGAAACTCTTTTGAGACACAATTAAGCACATGCTTATCACCATAGTTTTTCGATATGTTTTTTATACTAACGTTCTGCATCCGTATCCTCCATAAAACGCGAGCTCAGCTCAAGCACCCTTGACAGCCCTGCCAAAAACACCTTCTCTGCCACCACACTGATCACGACAATGATCACCGTCCACGCAAGCAGATCGTCGGTATCAAGGTATATTTTTGCTGTATAGAGCATCTTTCCGATTGAGCCATTCGGCACGCCGATGATTTCCGCCGCGATGCCTGCCTTCCATGCCATACCGGTTGTCACACGGCAGGCGGAGAGAAGAAACGGGCGAAGTTTCGGAAGCTCGATATAACGGAAACGTTTGAGCCAAGGTAGATGAAAGACCGTTGCTACCTCCTGCATCTTGCGGTTTTCTGCGCGCAGTCCTTCTAAGACATTCTGGTATATGATCGGAATTACGATCAAAAATGATATAAACACCGACAGATTCCGCGCGGACAGCCAGATCAGGCAGATCACGACGAACGATGCCACCGGTACACTTTTGATTGTCGCCATCCACGGCCACAGCAAGGTCTCTGCAACCGGGTACTTTGCCGCCAGATAAGCAAGCAGACAACCAAGAATCAAGCCAAGCAAAAAACCGCCTGCAATATGGTAGAACGAAAACCATATCGCACGCGCAAAGCCCTCCACCTGCCAGATCGTGCAAAGCCTTTTTGCAACTGCAACCGGGGTTACAAGCAGGATTCGCTGGTGGATGAGAAGTGCTGCAATTTCCCAAAAAGTGAGTGCAAGCAACGCTGCACCCACTTTCTTTAATCCTTCTTTATAGTTCATATTTACAGTCCATAATAAAAATCATCGGTCGGAAGTGTACCGCCAACAGCCTGCGGGTTCTCATCAAACAGAATCTGCAGATATCCGCTGACACTGTCCTTCATTTCCTGCCCTTTCAAAAAGGTGATATGGCATTTCGGAATCGCCTTTTCTGCGAGCGGTGCCTTCGCCACGATGCCATATCCGGCGATCAGCTCTGCCGCATCAGCTACATTGTCATTCGTGTAAGCAACAGAAGCCTCATATTCAGAAAGGAATGTCTCAACCGCCTGTGGATGCTCCTTCACGAAATCCGTCCGGGCAACAACCACACCCGTTACGATATCACAATCCTCAATCTCATCCCATGCATCATTTAAGTCGATTGCGACACGCAATCCGTCAACCTGTCCCATTGCGGCTGTCGCAAATGGCTGTGGCAGCATAGCGATTGCTTCGGAATCCTTTGCAATATAAGACAGTGCTTCGGTTGTATCCGCACACCACTGGATTGTAAGTCCGCTGTCCGGATCAATGCCATTTTCCTTCAGGATATGGCGCAGTGTGTACTCCGGTGTTGCACCCTGTCCGGTTGCATACAGCTTCTTTCCTGCCAGATCCTTGATGCTCTGTACGCTGTCTCCACGCTCCACGATGTTTAAAACACCCAGTGTGTTGACTGCAAGGATCTGTACGCCACCGTTCGTATTGTTATAGATCACAGAAGCCAGATTCGATGGAACCGCAGCAATGTCGATATCTCCCTTTGTGAGCGGTGCCACAAACGTAGATGGATCCGTCGACAAATCTGCAAATTCATATGTGCCCTTCGCAGTTTTCTCTTCAGAGTCCTTCATCAGCTTAACCATACCCATCGCGGTCGGACCGGACATCGCACCGACACGAACTGTCACATTGTCCGTCTCCTCTTTCCTGCCGCACCCTGCCAAAAGCGTGCAGAACATAGAAAGAGCCAGCAACAAAGCAAATACTTTCTTCACTGCCGGTCTCTTCTTTGCATTTCGTCTCATCTCGTTCATAGATTTGCTCTCCTTTAATTAAATATTAGGTAGCACACTGATGCATGCATAGGTCATCACGCTCCGCGTGGTGACATAATATATTAGATCTTAGCTGTATTGCATTTCGCAGTCACACCATCGATCATCCCTAATTTGCCGGAAAGCGCACTGGTACAAGACATCGGCGCATCCATAACGACGGATATGATAGAGACACCCTTCTTCTCATACGGAAGTCCCATACGGCCGATGATATAGTCTGCATATTCGTGCAGAACCGCATTCACCTTCGCCGCCTGTTCTCTCTCATATACGATAATGCTGATTACGGAAATTCGCTTCTCCATAGTACCCTCTTTGATTACTCGCCTTTCCACGCGGGACGAACCCTTGTGCGTCAGAACGAAATGAAACAACTTTAATCTTCTTCGATATGCTCGCACCCCTGTGCGATAATTGTGCGGACATGTTCATCCGCCAGAGAATAGAAAATGGATTTTCCTTCTCTTCGGTTCTTCACCAGTTTATTCTGTTTCAAGATACGAAGCTGATGTGAGATCGCGGACTGTGTCATGCCGAGTGCTTCAGCCAGATCACACACGCACACCTCCGCCTCAA encodes the following:
- a CDS encoding GH36-type glycosyl hydrolase domain-containing protein produces the protein MKINYVGNQGDFTMENPEMLSYLYFPIANESGVMSSVAPDLAGDSKMSQNSFLMPPVSCENLHNDKSSRNVWCKINGKTLWSLTGRSATQQAELFTEDKEPTYLEAGFMHHKITRTSERNGVKASLSSVSPISGEKLELLKVELTNISDKEMTMQVVTAIPLYARSADNIRDHRHVTALLHRITTNETGILVKPTMTFDERGHKRNEINYGVFGGNENETPIGYYPIVEDFIGEGGNLENPRALYKNPLVPYAKGEGIDGYEALGGVVFAEKKVAAGETISYVIAMGYGDSAEELTTAANKFLSVKAFDKAWDETIAYWQEKVNVSYHTGNKDFDQWMKWVSFQPMLRRIYGCSFLPHHDYGKGGRGWRDLWQDCLALLIMNPDGVRQMLIDNFGGVRLDGTNATIIGSKQGEFIADRNGIARVWMDHGVWPYLTTELYINQTGDLDILLEENTYFKDLLICRGEDRDTDWDISQGEKQKDVAGNVYSGTLLEHLLIQNLSSFYDVGEHNEIRLRGADWNDALDMAAQRGESVAFTTMYADNMDHIAGLLVAFEASGKKTVKIAKEMRQLLVSGADLYENVAKKREVLMNYCETCRHTLSGEKVEIPVAELAANLKEKADWMREHIRKTEWVQTAEGDGFFNGYYDNSGKAVEGDVCGGVRMMLTSQVFTIMSKTATEDQVAQIVKSADKYLYDASVGGYRLNTDFHEVKMDLGRMFGFAYGHKENGAVFCHMATMFGNALYTRGFAKEAYKVFHTLFEHCNDVEKSRIYPGVPEYVDAKGRGVYHYLTGAASWLLVTVITQMFGVRGQMGDLAFVPQLLPEQFDANGEAGLSMIFADRNVKIVMKNAKKKAPADYKVSAITIDGTAYAFDATPVIKRVDIEALSKDAQHTIEVTLA
- a CDS encoding ATP-binding cassette domain-containing protein; amino-acid sequence: MQNVSIKNISKNYGDKHVLNCVSKEFPMGETTVIMGASGCGKTTLLRILLGLEMPDNGEVIGMPEKAAVLFQEDRLCVDVSAYENIALVLERKTTRAQKEAQKHIIQQEAAQVGITVEDLKQNVMELSGGMRRRIALLRALLYDADCVILDEPFKGLDAATKQNVMQYVKEKTTGRTTFLVTHDAAEADFFGRNIWKLTQANEK
- a CDS encoding ABC transporter permease codes for the protein MNYKEGLKKVGAALLALTFWEIAALLIHQRILLVTPVAVAKRLCTIWQVEGFARAIWFSFYHIAGGFLLGLILGCLLAYLAAKYPVAETLLWPWMATIKSVPVASFVVICLIWLSARNLSVFISFLIVIPIIYQNVLEGLRAENRKMQEVATVFHLPWLKRFRYIELPKLRPFLLSACRVTTGMAWKAGIAAEIIGVPNGSIGKMLYTAKIYLDTDDLLAWTVIIVVISVVAEKVFLAGLSRVLELSSRFMEDTDAER
- a CDS encoding ABC transporter substrate-binding protein; amino-acid sequence: MNEMRRNAKKRPAVKKVFALLLALSMFCTLLAGCGRKEETDNVTVRVGAMSGPTAMGMVKLMKDSEEKTAKGTYEFADLSTDPSTFVAPLTKGDIDIAAVPSNLASVIYNNTNGGVQILAVNTLGVLNIVERGDSVQSIKDLAGKKLYATGQGATPEYTLRHILKENGIDPDSGLTIQWCADTTEALSYIAKDSEAIAMLPQPFATAAMGQVDGLRVAIDLNDAWDEIEDCDIVTGVVVARTDFVKEHPQAVETFLSEYEASVAYTNDNVADAAELIAGYGIVAKAPLAEKAIPKCHITFLKGQEMKDSVSGYLQILFDENPQAVGGTLPTDDFYYGL
- a CDS encoding TM1266 family iron-only hydrogenase system putative regulator, which codes for MEKRISVISIIVYEREQAAKVNAVLHEYADYIIGRMGLPYEKKGVSIISVVMDAPMSCTSALSGKLGMIDGVTAKCNTAKI
- a CDS encoding ArsR/SmtB family transcription factor — protein: MAHTQKMIECCESHEVHKDLLKIVNEKLPSETELYDLAELFKVFGDSTRIRILFVLFEAEVCVCDLAEALGMTQSAISHQLRILKQNKLVKNRREGKSIFYSLADEHVRTIIAQGCEHIEED